GTTTTTGCTTTCTAATTTGTGCTCTTATTTATACCTGTTGACAGCAGGTTTTGTACCATTCTTTGCAATGTTGGCATTAACATACTTTGTGCCTTTGCTCACCCTGAAACGCGCAATGCATCTTTGTATGAATCCATGACCTCCAGGATTGTGTAATTTATTCATAACCGGAGATAAGTCTTGTAACCTTGTCATAACTGTGCAAGTTGCCTTGAATTTGAGCCAATTCTTTCTGATCAGTGTCCCCAACTGCTTATGAAACATGTGCAAAGTCATATCACTCtcataaaaatactgtcttCAGAACACAGTGCAAACGCCCATAAAGatttttataatttaactagatgcaaaataatgcaatgCAAGTACTAGTTGGTTAACcgatttacatatacatatgcacacacacacacacacgcatttaaaacatttgtaatACTTTCAGAAGACTAGGTTTGTTTTGCCAGCTCACTAATTATAATCCAGAGTCCTGTTTGAGAAGGCTGTGGAGTCACTGAAAGCCCTGTGTTGTAATTCTGCTGGATAAAGCAAACATCTGGGTCAGGCACATCGTTTTCCTTCTGGCTCAGTCAGATGTGGGCCTGGCCCTTATGTTTGGTTTCCATTATGTATCATGTTGAGtcggcacacacacacgcacatacacacacgtgcacacgcacatacacacacgcgcacacacacacgcctcataaacaaatacagaatgtGTTCACATGTGCTTCAATCCCTCTGGATTCTCTCCTCAAGTCTGTTAACTGAAAAGTGTCTCGTGTTCGCCCATAATACAAGCAGGACTCCCTCGCAGTTTGATACAGTTGACTTTATCGGAGGGCTCATGTTTTGTGCACTATATTTAGAGGAATGGACTTTTATCATTCTTAGctcctttttgttgttgctctttttttccctccccaTCTACTAAAAATATATCTTGTGCCCCCTACTGCATGCTGTGAGTATTGTCTTTGACAGGCAGCCCTCTGGTTTCATAATTTTACTAAACTACATCAAAGGGTATGCAGATGACCCACATGACAATACAATTTCAatgcttgtgttttgtttttgtttctgctgtGTTAGATTGTGATACCAGACCATGATAGTAAAATAGAAAAGATACAATTCCTATGAAGTGTCTATCTGTGCTGTGGTACATTTGTGTTGTGCATTTGTATTCTGTTCCATTCAGCCTTACATTATATAAGCCCTTTGATCCATTCATTTTGGAGAGCTGCATCCAAAGTGGAATTCCAGTCCAGAtgtgtggtgtttgtgtgtctttctttttttaaggagCATTTTGTACAGGACAGCTGGGTGTCTTGCTTGGTTCTCTCAGCTTGGTCTGACATGAGCCCTCTTTGTCTCCTGCAGTCCAAGGGTGTCTATGAGAAGGTGGGAGAGGCCACCGAGACCGCACTGACCACGCTGGTGGAGAAGATGAACGTGTTCAATACTGACGTCAGTCGCCTGAGCAAGGTGGAGCGGGCCGGAGCCTGTAACACGGTAAGACACAGGGTAACAGTGTAAGAAGAGACCGAGATTGAAGAGTAGGGGATATTGCTAGGACCTCTTTCGACTGTGATGTTATGTGTATTTCAAACCCTGAGCAAGCGATGGACACAGTGGTTTTACTAGAGTCCCTCAACTCTTAGGCCTTGGTAGTCTTTACATTATGCAGGTGAGAAAACAGCTATAGATTTAAGCTTATCTCTCTAAATCAAGAATATAAGGTCTTTGAGTTAAACTTGCAGAAGCAGTGCGATCCGATCTGCATTAATTACTGCTACTCTGTTTCCACCGCGCAAACGAGTGAGCACGGAAACGCTCTCGCTCTTAACAAGCTGAAAATGCCCTTCGGTGACTCCAGTACTTGGAAGTGCAGCATAATATTTAGACAAGAACAAGTTTATGAGGAGGTTAACTAAACATTCGCGGCAGCATCGGGCTTTCAAccgccaaaagaaaagaaaaggttgATGATCTGACTTTGTTGGAAGGGACTCAGCTCTTGAATCACTTCATGCCAGAATAAGTACATTCTATTTCACCCTGCAGAccctgtttttattgtttctcACCATCAGAAGTACAGATTATTTAGCTATATATGGAGTTTTGTAACTTTCTGATCAAAGTGTTCGGTCTTGAGTTTTTTTTAAGTCAGATTGAAGCTGACAATGAGAAGAACGCACTGAATTCTAGGTAACTGTATTACCCAGCAATTGATTCCCAACTTAATCCCCCTCACCGTCAGAAAGTCTGTCTGAAGTCCACATACCAATGATGACACCTAGTGGAGATCTTATAAAACTCTCTATCAAATTGTGGTGCTAGAACAGCTTTAGTGTGGTTTAATTGTCTACAAATGTTATATTTAGGTTTGACTTTTAATAGTTTGTAGAATTCAGCTATATTTTCCTCTAGAattaagttcagaaatcaaactagGGTTGTGTTTCTGCTGACTTGGGTTAACTTGGGTGTAGCTTACAGTTTTTGTGGTTGGATTTAATGTCCTATTGTTAGGATTAATAATGAGGTAGCTacattgtttaaaatgtcaCCCAACATGGTAAAACAGTGGAATGTAAGTATGTGGTTATTGCTTGTTAGGGATatggttttgaaaatgatttaaactgTATTGTATAGCCTATGAATTCAGCCAAGTTAAGATGCATTTTGTACCCTTTAAATATCTATATTACACAACCACAGCAAACGTGTCACCATTTTAATTTACTGAAGAACCAAGAAAATGATTTAATGCAGCACTTTTAATATATGAACATCATCTGAAAGCTGTGCCTTCGCTGATCACAAGATTGTGAGATGTTCAGTGTGCTACCTAACTAGCATCTTGTCTAACAGCACAAAGTCTTCAATCAAAATAAAACCAGGGAGTGAAAATAAAACCCTCCAGAGGAACGAGTGCGAGTGCAGTGCAGACGGCAGGGCCTGGCTCCGCCGCGCGCACAATGGGGCTGACAAGCTGTCACCATCGCCCGGCGCAGGGATTAGCACTCTCGTCCTGCACTGGCCACCTGTGTGTGGCAGGTGGCTGTGATCCGTCTATAATTAACACCAAGGTGCACGTGTGCCTGacgtctccatctctctctgtgtctacTTCCTAAcccctgccctctctctctctgtctctctatctataGGTCATAAAGCAGCTGATGAAGAAGGAGTTCACACTGGAGTTCTCCCGCGATCGCAAGTCAATGTCGGTTTACTGCACCCCAACGAAGCCCGGCACTCAGAGCAAGATGTTTGTGAAGGTACGGGCAGCAGTGAAGGGGCTGTCGTCTCCTTCTGACAGCAACTAGACACTGTCGTCTAAGACTCCTTTCCATAAAAAAAACCCTACGATGACTTACTTAAGTCTCTTGTCAGCAGTTCCAATTATGTAACCATAATgagattacacacacacacagatgggtgacaaattaaaggaaaaacttgaataaatgagtggaggaacataacgaatgcacatgcctccaaacaggtgtccTGCATGatataattaagcaattaacatcctatcatgcatggtttgggtccacttgtccccttatagggaagggtcactgcaaatcatgacaaagttattctgagtgatcacctttatcctatggtgacacatttctatcctgataggagtggtctcttccaggatgacattgccctcatccacagggcacgagggtgctatggccttcgcagtcaccagatctcaacccagttgaacacttATGGGAaattgtggaccgacgtgttagacagcgctctccaccaccatcatcaaaaccccaaatgagggaatatcttttggaagaatggtgtccatccctccagtagagtccagagacttgtagaatctgtgccaagagcactgaagtTGTTCTGGGGTTACtgaaacactttttttgtttttcctttgtcacccgtctgtatatgttTAAATACTAAATCTCTTTACAACCAAATTTAACCCTTTGGTTTGTTATGACACATTCCACATATGTATTTAGGAAACCCCAAATTGgtctacatacactcacctaaaggattattaggaacacctgttcaatttctcattaatacaattatctaaccaaccaatcacatggcagttgcttcaatgcatttaggggtgtggtcctggtcaagacaatctcctgaactccaaactgaatgtctgaatgggaaagaaaggtgatttaagcaattttgagcgtggcatggttgttggtgccagacgggccggtctgagtatttcacaatctgctcagttactgggattttcacgcacaaccatttctagggtttacaaagaatggtgtgaaaagggaaaaacatccagtatgcggcagtcctgtgggcgaaaatgccttgttgatgctagaggtcagaggagaatgggccgactgattcaagctgatagaagagcaactttgactgaaataaccactcgttacaaccgaggtatgcagcaaagcatttgtgaagccacaacacgtacaaccttgaggcggatgggctacaacagcagaagaccccaccgggtaccactcatctccactacaaataggaaaaagaggctacaatttgcacaagctcaccaaaattggacagctgaagactggaaaaatgttgcctggtctgatgagtctcgatttctgttgagacattcagatggtagagtcagaatttggcgtaaacagaatgagaacatggatccatcatgccttgttaccactgtgcaggctggtggtggtggtgtaatggtgtgggggatgttttcttggcacactttaggccccttagtgccaattgggcatcatttaaatgccacggcctaccggagcattgtttctgaccatgtccatccctttatgaccaccatgtacccatcctctgatggctacttccagcaggataatgcaccatgtcacaaaggtcgaatcatttcaaattggtttcttgaacatgacaatgagttcactgtactaaactggcccccacagtcaccagatctcaacccaatagagcatctttgggatgtggtggaacgggagcttcgtgccctggatgtgcatcccacaaatctccatcaactgcaagatgctatcctatcaatatgggccaacatttctaaagaatgctttcagcaccttgttgaatcaatgccaaggcagttctgaaggcgaaagggggtcaaacacagtattagtatggtgttcctaataatcctttaggtgagtgtacattggtGTAAAAACCTATCCAGTAGAGTGAGAGTGGGGGGTCTGTCTGGTCATCAGCCCAACTAAGCACTCGTTGGTTTTGTCTCTGTGCCCCTCTCCCATGCAGGGCGCCCCTGAGAGCGTGATGGAGCGCTGCACCCACCTACGTGTGGGGACCAACAAGGTCACTCTCACCACGGCCATGAGGGAGCAGCTAATGTCTCAGATTAAGGAGTGGGGCACAGGGAGGGACACGTTGCGCTGCCTGGCCCTCGCCACGCGGGATGCCCCGCCACAGAGAGAGAACATGGATCTGGAGAACTCGGTCAAGTTCGCAGAGTATGAGGTCAGCACCTTTACGTGAGCTAGCAGGGGGTCACGTGTGGGTCCTGTCTGTTTTCaccatatttattttactgcacCATAGTCACAAGatcttttaatttccttttcacTGTAATGATTTGCTTAATGATACACTTTTATTATGGGTGTAACCAGTCTGAATTGACCTATTGATTAGAATGAGTGCTTTCATCCACCACACCTAACACAGTGGCAATGTACAATGGCTTAGGAAAACTTCCACAGGCAatagtcattcattcattcatttattatttatttattctttgtgtatgtttcctcCACTCTTCCCCCAAACTCAGACCAACCTGACTTTCGTGGGCTGCGTGGGCATGCTGGacccccccaggaaggaggtgacCGACTCCATCAAGCTGTGCGGCGACGCGGGCATCCGGGTGATCATGATCACGGGCGACAACAAGGGCACGGCTGTGGCCATCTGCCGGCGCATCGGCATCTTTGAGGAGGACGAGGACGTGGACAGCAAGGCGTACACGGGCCGCGAGTTCGACGACCTCCCCCCCGAGGCGCAGAAGGAGGCCTGCAAGCAAGCCCGCTGCTTTGCCCGCGTGGAGCCGGCGCACAAGTCCAAGATCGTGGAGTATCTGCAGTCCTTTGACGAGATCACCGCCATGGTGAGTGGGGACCCTCTGCTTGTGTGTCAGAAAGTCATTCCTTTTATCTTGATTTTGCTTGTAAAATTATCTACCACCATTGCGGTATATTGATGGATATGAATTTCCAATAGTCAACTGTATTTATTCATAAAATGAGGTCAAATGTAGATCCAAACATCAGCTAGCCGGATGTGAGAAGATTGTAATTTATCATGTCCATTGAAAAGGATGCCTTTACCGCTCCAAACACCCAAAACATTTGCTACAAATTATGTACTGTTTGTTTAAATAGTGTACTGATGGGTGAAGAACATCAAATAGCTAACAGTGTGGTTAAAGTGACATACATTACCTCAGCAACAAAGTTTATTTAAGAAACCCGATCACTCAGCCGAAATGTCGAGACTCAACATATTTGTCTCATCATTGTCAAATCGTTACAGATTTACGGTGCatctaaatatttgtttttcctgcTTCATTTGACATTACAACCAAGTACAACCCTTGACAGTTTAGACATTTGCTTAAATAAATGAGGGGATATTTAGACGTGTTTGAGCAAtgggtgtatttattatgtaagTCTGGTGAAAGTATGGCCTGACTGTGAGAGATGATGAGGATGGGATCCAGATTGCCTTTGGTTTTCCGTCACATAGTTGAGTGAGCGACAGTGCCGTACTGTCTGTGAGGGGTTGGTTCACCCGAATGCTGCAGGAATATACCATTTTACCTTTGGGCAAAGTCATAGACAAACAAACTTACTGGAGAGGAATTGTTTTAAAGACGGTGGGTGGAAAATTGCAGGAGGAGTCCAGTTTGTTGGTTTTCTGGTGTTTTGCACTTTGCACACCTTGAAAGCAATATGCTGGTTAAGGGAAAAGTGCTGTATTAAACACTGACATTATTGACGGTATTTTATTCTGCCATCTCGAGGCTCAGAGCCTCAGTAACCAGTTCCCATCGTCTCTCCTCAGACTGGCGATGGTGTGAATGATGCCCCCGCCCTGAAAAAGGCAGAGATCGGCATCGCCATGGGCTCCGGCACTGCTGTGGCCAAGTCCGCCTCCGAGATGGTGCTGTCCGATGACAACTTCTCCACCATCGTGGCGGCGGTGGAGGAGGGCCGGGCCATCTACAACAACATGAAGCAGTTCATCCGCTACCTCATCTCCTCCAACGTGGGCGAGGTCGTGTGGTAAGGGGCCTTCTCTATCGTAGCTCCATAGTGTGCCAGCATATTGAAGGCCATCAGTCTCTACGGTGGTACGGTCCAGGCTGTCCTCGATCTTCTCCGGTGCTGAGACCCTGCTTATGTCTTCTCCTGTGCAGCATCTTCTTGACGGCAATCCTGGGTCTCCCCGAGGCTCTGATCCCCGTGCAGCTGCTCTGGGTGAACCTGGTGACGGATGGTCTGCCAGCCACCGCGCTGGGCTTCAACCCCCCGGACTTGGACATCATGGACAAGCCCCCCCGCAACCCCAAGGAGCCCCTCATTTCTGGCTGGCTTTTCTTCAGATATCTGGCCATTGGAGGTAAGCTGATCATGCACATTTTTAACTTCTGGAGTTGCTTGTGGTTTCTGGCTAATAATTGAGAGGACCACTGGATTGGGACCTTCTGACATTCTTTACAGGCCACTTTACAATGTACTTTCTCCAGTGCTTTCTCAGAATAAAGGGGTCTGCTtcgttttttaaagaaagagaaagactaGTTGACATCCATCCAATTTCAGAACTACATGCACACCGTTCCTCGGCTGCGGTCGCGCTCTTCTCGTGTCCCACCTCTGTGAGCAGAAGTTCAGCTGTTTCTCTTCCCCTGCAGGGTATGTTGGTTTGGGAACAGTAGGAGCGGCTACATGGTGGTTCCTGTATGATGAAGAAGGACCTCATGTTTCTTTCTACCAGCTGGTGAGTAGGCAGCTCATCACACAGCTTTTCACGTGAGAAGAACCAAGGagagaaattatttaaaaagcgTTCAGAATTATTATATTGAATCAGTAAAGTACTGCAGCTGCTTCATTCACTACTTCATCTGTAATTTTTGCCAATGGTGCTTCCATTAAGTATTAACTCAGTGGGGTGGAGAattattagtgtttttttttaaataataacttTTGTTACCCTAACAGTATGGCATATGTTAAATccttatttaaatgcatgaaacgcAACACAATATGAAAAAAGTTCAAGGAGGTTTAGACTTTCTGTAGGcactttatattaaaaaaacaaaagatctGCTCCTGCTCATTCCTGCTGCTGTTGGCCCACAGAGACACTTCATGCAGTGTACCGAGGACAACCCCATGTTCCCTGGAATTGACTGTGAAATCTTCGAGTCCCGCTATCCCACCACCATGGCTCTGTCGGTGCTCGTCACCATAGAGATGTTCAACGCACTCAACAGGTCAGTCAACTCCACCCTGGAGCAAATCCAGAGGAAAGAGCTCATCTTCACAATCGCAGTAACTTGTGTAGCCGTTTTTATGTGTAAAGCTTTTGAAACCATTTCCAACTAAACAGTTCTGTGTTCTTATTCACCATCTCTCAGTAAGTTAGATGAATGGCTTTACAGGACAATTTACACATTTCCGAAAAGATGAGACACTGCAACTTTTAATTGGCACCGGTGCAGTCGAAGATCTCAAGTGAGGCGTGACAGGCCGCAGTGTTGTCTGTTGTGCGTGAGTTTCCACTGCTCTCCTCCCCACCGGGGAAAGTTTGGCGGAAATGCCGTGGCAACAGGCTGTCGGCTCACACAGGCAAAGATATCGCTTCATGAACACGTTTATCTGAGCAATCTGCTCAGTATGAAATATTATAAATTGTACAGCAGAGTCAGCAGACACTGAAATATGCAGTTAAGATGCATTTTGACTGGgggtctttttttttggtttgatgGAAACCATAAACTTGTCTACTTCGTTGTTCAACCATAATCATGTGGCCTTGAAGCATTAAAATAGTTTAATAGTGGTAAGATCATCCTGGAAGCAAATGAGCAGCCTTTACTGATGATGAGTAACTATATTAGTGTTGGACGATGTCTGCCCATGCGTTTTACCTTCTTTGAATGCAAACTTCAATTGGGCAAGAAAGCCGTTGAACCTCCAGCCTTTCCACTCCGCAGCCTGTCTGAGAaccagtccctgctgaggaTGCCTCCGTGGGTGAACATCTGGCTGTTGGGAGCCATCGTCCTGTCCCTCTCCCTGCACTTCCTCATTCTCTATGTGGAGCCACTACCTGTAAGTCCACAGACAGACGCACCAGAGCTGAGACATCCTGGGCAGGGCTTAACAATCAAATGTAGTAAAAGTCActcaaaataaattgaaaattgtgtttattttggcctTACCTGTATAGGGCGATACAGATTCTGTTAGGTGTGTCTATCAATATTAAGGCTTGTTTGAAGCACAGGTGAGGCTTGAGCTGAGGGCTGTTGTGGTCATTTACTGTGGGAGAGTAGGTCACCAGGCACAGGACAGTTACAGACGAACCATGACATGAATAAACACTCGTTCTCCTGTTTCTCAACCACAGCCATCTCTGCTTCGTTTGTAGTTCGAAGCCTCAAAGTCTATGGTTTATTATTGCAGGCTTTGATGTGGTTTCTTACCCCACCCCTCTTTCTCTCAGCTGATATTCCAGGTGACGCCTCTTCGGTGGGGTCAGTGGATGGTGGTCTTGAAGATCTCAATCCCCGTGATCCTACTGGATGAGACCCTCAAGTACCTTTCCCGCCACTACCTAGAGGGTAAGTGCGTCTGTACTCTGAGGGAAGGGCATCAGCCAATtggagaagggcaatggacgtCTGCTTCCCACTTCTCTTCAGTCAACCCAAGACATATTTTCAACAGCTGTCTACAGTAATACGATCAAAGTGTAGTAATTTGCATCAACAACTGGGCTCGTATAATTAAGGATACGATctagaaaaatgtaattcagtGTACTCCCTTCTGCTTGGTTGAAAATGTAAGGAGACTCAAAGCACTGCAGATGTCTCttctatttatatatagttttgaAGACAAAAATACTTTCCCAAATAAACCATTTAACGACGGCAGcactcaaaaaataaataggcaCTTCAGGAGGACACCTATTACAGGAGAGCGAAGTGTCTCATTTCGAGTTCTGGGTGCAGGAAGTGACTCGTTCTGATGTTTTTTTGTGCTTGAGGGATCTGAGGTCAATGTGCTGTTTGTATTTCTTCCTTCTACAGCCTAACTTTCTCCTCGTGCCCTCTGTGAAAAGGTATACGCtaccctgtctgtctctcacttgGTCATCCATACAGCATGTGGATCGCTCAGTATACACTTAGAGACACATCCAGTAGAAATGGCACATTGTTTTgacgttttgtttttcaattttgtatGTGGAAATGTGAGAAACTATTTCCAGTATGAGTTCAGCCTGTCCTAGCACACCAGCAATGTCAAAAGATGTCTAGTGGGTGGTAACTAAGTTAAGTTAAGTTAAGTTAGGTAACAGAAGAGAAACGTAAACTAATCCCACTGGACATTTTCTACATTGGAGTCGAAATCCATCtggttttctttttgctttgaatttttgcatcttttactgTAGAACAATTCATATTTGTTAGGACTTTCATCATATAGAGTTTATATAGTGTATGGAGGTATTATAGTAAATTTAAACTTGGTGGAACAACCTTTTACAACAGCATGTACTTCTGAATTGGCCATTTCTGCCTCCATACACTATAGTAGACTGTGTATGGGTAGGCGTATACAGACAAAGCTGTTCTGGAAGCCTGAAGAAAGTGCTGCTGTATACACCTGGCACATCCATATACAGAGCCCTATCTGTCCGTCCTCCTCTAAGTCCCTGTCTGTGCTCTTGTTCCGAAttgcatgaaaaacaaaaagcggtcaGAAAGGCGGTTTTCTCAGGAAGACCAAAAAATGCTGATTTCATTAGAGCACTGCCCATGTTACAACATTATCTCGTTTCTAAAAGAGCTTTCAAGACAGTTTCTTTTCAGCTCTGCTTTTGCATGAATAAATGAAGCATCTGGCCTGTTGGGTTATTTTAAgaatgatttgatttgattggaTCTAAAGAAATGATAAACGGTGAACAGTAGTCGCATGAATCATATAAAAGACGTTCAAGATCCTGCAGGTGTTAGAGAGCAGATCTCTGATCCCGTACTTGCTAAAAACCTGGGAAACCTGTCAGCTGTGACCAATAAACAAGGAATGATATCCAATGATTGGTCTGAAATACTGAGTTGCTGTGGGGAAGCGGAAAACTCAGAACCAACCCATGTGGCAAAACTGACCATTGCGTCTGCTAgacttacaaataaaaaagactGAACATTACCCTGAATCCAGTGACGTGCAGTCCATCTCATCTCGCCTCTTTTCTCCTTTTTCCCCCtacaggagaggaggagaagaagtaCATGAAGAGAAGGCAGCTGAAATTTTAACCCTTTGTTACCCTGGCCCTATGTACACCCAAGTCTTGCATGCTCAACCACCACTATCAGCCAGCAGGACTTGCATGTGTCGGAGCGCGTGTGTGAGAAGAACTCAGACCAACTGCGGAATATACTGATgactttagatttttttttttttttttctgtacataCTAGTGCAATAACTGGACCAGAGATTAGACAGGGGTAGGGCATACGATGGGGGCAGAGAGTTCTGGAAGgaaggagggaaggaaggaaggtgGGTGGGAGGGGGCGGTTCCAGCAAATGGGACAGTGAAGATCTGTTTGGGTTTTATCGGCATCTAATAAATTATTACTGCCGTTTGAGTCAGGCTACTGAAGACAGCCCAGTGAAGAGAGTCACCTGGAGGAAGCGGGAGAGGCCGCAGGTCAGCATGAAGAAGGGGGATCTTTTATGGTTGGCCGACACAGTGCTTGACTCCCTTCGACTGGGTCTGCCACAGCGGCACCGAAGTACCCTCGTTCCCTGGTTGTTTTACTTGATTTTTAATATGGATAAACGAAGTGTACAGCACCTCTTTCGCAAAGCCACGGCCAATTCCCTTGGTTTGCGACATTTGTTTTGAGGATGAGAAATGGCTTCTAAAAGGGTCAGTGTTTGTTCCGTACGCTTTTATTGTGGGTCCAAATCGGATGCCAGTCTGTCTCATGCCAGCCGAAGGGCATCACCACCATGGCTGATCACACGGGAGTGTATTGCTCTTCACTCTCTTGTAGTGTTTGGTTGGAGTGCCCCCCCTCCCTAATAATGTCCTTACTGATGGACATTTCCCCATATTTCCTGTCCACATAGTCTCTAAGGGATTCAGTACATTTCACTCCAGTTTGATGTTTACGCTCTgcaattattcttttttttccatttctgtcaCTGTCTAAGAAGTAAGCCGTTTAATGTAAAAGGTGTGGCTCTTTCTGCACGCTATTTGCCTTCCActgttgtattttaaatggtcatatatatatgaaaaacttGAAAGATTCCAAAGATACAATGATCTTTACCCTGGTGGGGTCAATGTTGTAGAAATCAGAAAGGGGGAAAAAGCTGAAGCACTTCAAAGATCTTGTTgaaatgttttgtcaattttgATTTAGAAAAAGAATGTTTTTAGAGATTTTTAGCATTTCCACTTTAATATTCCCGATTCCTCCACATTTAGAAAACCCAGTACCCAGTTCAATGACCGCGTGGAGGACTGTGAACAAGTCTGCCCAGGTGTACCTGACCTGTGGCTCTTGCTAAGGTACTGAACCCAGCGGGGCAAGTTACTGACCCTGCGGAAACGCTTTCCAGTGGATCGTCTTGGAGAGGAAATTAGTTTACACTTCCAGACCTAGCCAATCCTTCCTCCCACATCACGCATATCGAAACAACACTATCGACAATCCTGTAGGACTTTTGCCTTGCTTTAGGTTGGTGACCTGATTATTTAGTGATCTAGAAAGCACAGAAGCAGGAGTTTGAAGTGTGAGGTCAGCCTCCTGCTCGTCTGTGGGCTTCGCAGTGCATTGTATGCGTCTCAAAAGCAGTGAAAGTATGTGGTGGCAATAAATCAGGTGTCTTTGGAGCTCATGGGTGATaggattacatttttcttttttacataaGGCAATATGAATTGTACATTTCCAACAGCCTGCACTTTGTAACTTAGGGTCGAGAAATGATGCGTACGCAATGCTTTGCTTCCAAATGGTCATGCCTATTGCTGGCAGAACGCTTTTGACTGACCtgtcctgtatttatttttccgcCCTGGTTTGGCCCTCGCACTGCAGGGTAAGCCACTGTGTTCGGATGGCAGGAGCCGTGTGTCGGTGCAAGTTACTGCACTGACCGGTGATCAGAAACCTCCTTAATGCCCAAATGGGATTTCACATCACTATAATCACTATCCATCACCATCCAACTCAACTGCATATTGAAAACCAC
This sequence is a window from Amia ocellicauda isolate fAmiCal2 chromosome 22, fAmiCal2.hap1, whole genome shotgun sequence. Protein-coding genes within it:
- the atp2a3 gene encoding sarcoplasmic/endoplasmic reticulum calcium ATPase 1, whose product is MENAHIKSAPEVLDHFGVNENTGLTLEQVKAHFDKYGPNELPAEEGKSLWELVVEQFEDLLVRILLLAACISFVLALFEEGEETTTAFVEPIVILLILIANAVIGVWQERNAESAIEALKEYEPEMGKVFRMNRKAVQRIKAREIVPGDIVEVAVGDKVPADIRITSIKSTTLRVDQSILTGESVSVIKHTDPVPDPRAVNQDKKNMLFSGTNIAAGRAIGVVVSTGVSTEIGKIRNQMAATEQEKTPLQQKLDEFGEQLSKVISLICVAVWVINIGHFNDPVHGGSWFRGAIYYFKIAVALAVAAIPEGLPAVITTCLALGTRRMAKKNAIVRSLPSVETLGCTSVICSDKTGTLTTNQMSVCRMFVVDKADGSHCSLHEFSITGSTYAPEGQVMKGDMPVQCGNYDGLVELATICTLCNDSSLDYNESKGVYEKVGEATETALTTLVEKMNVFNTDVSRLSKVERAGACNTVIKQLMKKEFTLEFSRDRKSMSVYCTPTKPGTQSKMFVKGAPESVMERCTHLRVGTNKVTLTTAMREQLMSQIKEWGTGRDTLRCLALATRDAPPQRENMDLENSVKFAEYETNLTFVGCVGMLDPPRKEVTDSIKLCGDAGIRVIMITGDNKGTAVAICRRIGIFEEDEDVDSKAYTGREFDDLPPEAQKEACKQARCFARVEPAHKSKIVEYLQSFDEITAMTGDGVNDAPALKKAEIGIAMGSGTAVAKSASEMVLSDDNFSTIVAAVEEGRAIYNNMKQFIRYLISSNVGEVVCIFLTAILGLPEALIPVQLLWVNLVTDGLPATALGFNPPDLDIMDKPPRNPKEPLISGWLFFRYLAIGGYVGLGTVGAATWWFLYDEEGPHVSFYQLRHFMQCTEDNPMFPGIDCEIFESRYPTTMALSVLVTIEMFNALNSLSENQSLLRMPPWVNIWLLGAIVLSLSLHFLILYVEPLPLIFQVTPLRWGQWMVVLKISIPVILLDETLKYLSRHYLEGEEEKKYMKRRQLKF